In Geminocystis sp. NIES-3709, a single genomic region encodes these proteins:
- the hmpF gene encoding pilus motility taxis protein HmpF, with translation MLYLAEVKSQNRGFVGGFKTELKLLASQGTDQTWNAVAGEEIVISDTIADQTGKGTLYILNVDNNKQIQGSPELAGNRVVNYLRHLSRTLEKSKEQETEIEEWKTSLKIQGEEIARRQAELDQVQQLLQQQQDEFAQLEKEKENLSGAWEQLREQQRLIAQNQAVKVEMQSKLNSILGDVGDASLGRNNLQQISFSVDNQQKLLDDYWQSVNSIKSSLEQKQVELTQKKQNIEQRRQEVQSLQNNLQKAIIGLQSDQSLLREKETSLRQLNTYLDAIARLDQEVSFLADDVDDMDIDFQGLESMPLGNLEEIVNKIQQETAKLVNFVNLQEEELTLQANEVKEVQSKLDQATDVDKFSLETELADAQEAMKLLNETLVGQRRTLKKQQKMLNEHFKILSRRKGVMDVDFAETVNLRPMLGEIETQRSLIQHNRDKLAQEVNVLRQSTTQIEQSVSVQKQQYDEQFNQFQQEEEGYLQLYKEVAQIESQMKFLEQGLHPIQEQLNNIRNSMQGLEQFNQKFTHVIDELRSMF, from the coding sequence GTGTTATATCTGGCAGAAGTAAAAAGTCAAAATAGAGGATTCGTTGGTGGCTTTAAAACAGAGCTAAAACTATTGGCTTCTCAAGGAACGGATCAAACGTGGAATGCAGTGGCAGGAGAAGAAATTGTCATTAGTGATACCATTGCAGATCAAACGGGGAAAGGAACTCTTTATATTCTCAATGTAGATAATAATAAACAAATACAGGGTTCTCCTGAATTGGCAGGAAATCGTGTTGTTAACTATCTCCGTCATCTTTCTCGCACTCTAGAAAAATCCAAAGAGCAAGAAACAGAAATTGAAGAATGGAAAACTTCCTTAAAAATACAAGGAGAGGAAATAGCGAGAAGACAAGCAGAGTTAGATCAAGTACAACAGCTATTACAACAGCAACAAGATGAATTCGCTCAGTTAGAAAAAGAAAAAGAAAATTTGAGTGGAGCATGGGAACAATTAAGAGAACAACAACGCTTAATTGCTCAAAATCAGGCTGTAAAAGTAGAAATGCAAAGTAAATTAAATTCTATTTTAGGAGATGTTGGTGATGCTTCTTTAGGGAGAAATAATCTACAACAGATTTCTTTTAGTGTTGATAATCAACAGAAGTTGTTGGATGATTATTGGCAAAGTGTGAACTCAATAAAAAGTTCTTTAGAACAAAAACAAGTAGAATTAACACAGAAAAAACAAAATATTGAACAACGCCGCCAAGAGGTACAGTCTTTACAAAATAACTTACAAAAAGCGATCATTGGTTTACAATCAGATCAAAGTTTGTTAAGGGAAAAAGAAACCTCTTTACGACAACTCAATACATATTTAGATGCGATCGCTAGATTAGACCAGGAAGTTTCTTTCTTGGCTGATGATGTCGATGATATGGATATAGATTTTCAAGGCTTAGAAAGTATGCCTTTAGGAAATTTAGAAGAAATAGTGAACAAGATACAACAAGAGACAGCAAAACTGGTTAATTTTGTCAACTTACAAGAAGAAGAATTGACTTTACAAGCCAATGAAGTAAAAGAAGTTCAAAGCAAACTGGATCAAGCTACAGACGTTGATAAATTTTCTTTAGAAACAGAATTAGCTGACGCACAAGAAGCAATGAAGTTGTTAAATGAGACTTTAGTAGGACAAAGAAGAACTTTAAAGAAACAACAAAAAATGCTTAATGAACATTTCAAAATTTTGAGTCGTCGTAAAGGAGTAATGGACGTGGACTTTGCCGAAACGGTTAATCTTAGACCAATGTTAGGAGAAATTGAAACTCAACGGAGTTTAATTCAACATAATAGGGATAAACTTGCTCAAGAAGTCAATGTTTTAAGACAAAGTACTACTCAAATTGAACAAAGTGTTTCCGTACAAAAACAACAGTATGACGAACAATTTAATCAATTTCAACAAGAGGAAGAAGGATATTTGCAATTGTATAAAGAAGTAGCTCAAATTGAATCTCAAATGAAGTTTTTAGAGCAGGGTTTACATCCCATTCAAGAACAATTAAACAATATTCGTAATAGTATGCAAGGGTTGGAACAATTTAACCAAAAATTTACCCATGTTATAGATGAATTGCGATCGATGTTTTAA
- a CDS encoding YidH family protein — MLFTKPTKETSATAKKLNPSRTRDHLANERTYLAWMRTSVGLMGFGVVILRLRAFHPPELPRPGIGWKMGLVFSVVGLLTVLLSTMQYFIVRRDIEEDTYEPPDRWVILFSLAITLLGTGIIYIVFTTSPDPNDILVM; from the coding sequence ATGTTGTTTACCAAGCCGACAAAAGAAACCTCAGCTACTGCAAAAAAATTAAACCCCTCTCGCACCAGAGATCATTTAGCAAACGAACGAACTTACTTAGCTTGGATGCGCACTTCTGTAGGATTAATGGGCTTTGGGGTGGTAATCTTGCGTCTTCGTGCTTTTCATCCTCCCGAATTACCCCGCCCCGGTATTGGTTGGAAAATGGGTTTAGTTTTTTCTGTGGTGGGCTTACTTACAGTTTTACTCTCTACAATGCAATATTTTATTGTCCGTCGTGATATTGAAGAAGATACATATGAACCACCAGATCGATGGGTAATTCTATTTAGTTTGGCGATCACTCTTTTAGGTACAGGAATTATTTATATTGTTTTTACAACTTCTCCTGACCCTAATGATATATTAGTAATGTAA
- a CDS encoding cadmium resistance transporter has translation MTDFITAIIKAIATFTVTNLDDIMILTLFFAQVNVLFRRRQIIMGQYLGFILLVLASLPGFFGTFFLPTHFLKSLGVIPVILGIIYLYNMGQSDSDKTENLSINHDNSNWLTRFLSPQVYGVAAVTIANGSDNISVYLPLFASTTVQDLLITVITFFVLVAVWCLIAYKLTNINAISDLLTSYGNSLVPCVLIGLGVYIVQENLWLSSLALIVSYLWAINLEQNRLSEED, from the coding sequence ATGACAGATTTTATTACCGCTATTATTAAAGCGATCGCCACTTTTACTGTTACGAATCTTGATGACATTATGATTTTGACCTTATTTTTTGCTCAAGTAAATGTATTATTTCGTCGTCGGCAAATTATTATGGGTCAATATTTAGGGTTTATCTTGTTAGTTTTAGCTAGTTTACCGGGATTTTTTGGGACTTTTTTCCTTCCAACTCATTTCCTCAAAAGTTTAGGAGTTATCCCAGTGATTTTAGGAATAATTTATCTTTATAACATGGGACAATCAGATTCTGATAAAACAGAAAATTTGTCGATAAATCATGATAATTCTAACTGGTTAACTCGTTTTCTTTCTCCTCAAGTTTATGGGGTAGCGGCAGTAACGATCGCCAATGGGAGTGATAATATTAGTGTTTATCTACCTTTATTCGCTAGTACTACTGTTCAAGATTTATTGATTACGGTAATAACTTTTTTCGTATTAGTAGCAGTATGGTGTTTAATTGCTTATAAATTAACGAATATAAATGCCATTTCTGATCTTTTAACGAGTTATGGAAATAGCCTCGTACCTTGTGTTTTAATTGGTTTAGGAGTTTATATTGTTCAAGAAAATCTCTGGTTATCATCGTTAGCCTTAATAGTTAGTTATTTATGGGCTATCAATCTCGAACAAAATCGACTTTCAGAAGAAGACTAA